A genomic stretch from Natronomonas gomsonensis includes:
- a CDS encoding TMEM165/GDT1 family protein, with protein sequence MAGWIEVLTTAFLLQLLALPGEKGQFVIAGLSTRYNPYWVVAGAATAFGGWTALEILLGEALKNALPEMYLDAITAGLFVVFAGLILYSLHRDGDSGDPVARTDGGPPGDGPGLDDEGVVEQAGGYLTALSVMGVAEFGDKTQLVTISLAVQYGIHPGIWVGEMLAIVPVSLLTALVFHRGSQRFDSGWFHYAAVVVFLLFAADIVSGYVFGFSVLPI encoded by the coding sequence ATGGCCGGGTGGATAGAGGTACTTACGACCGCATTCCTGCTGCAGTTGCTGGCACTTCCCGGCGAGAAGGGCCAGTTCGTCATTGCGGGGCTTTCAACGCGGTACAACCCCTACTGGGTCGTCGCCGGAGCAGCCACCGCCTTCGGCGGGTGGACGGCCCTCGAGATACTGCTCGGCGAGGCGCTCAAGAACGCGCTCCCGGAGATGTACCTCGACGCCATCACGGCCGGACTGTTCGTCGTCTTCGCTGGGCTGATTCTTTATTCACTGCACCGTGATGGCGACTCCGGGGACCCGGTGGCCCGTACCGACGGCGGCCCTCCCGGGGACGGTCCGGGTCTCGACGACGAAGGGGTCGTCGAGCAGGCCGGCGGCTACCTCACGGCGCTCTCGGTGATGGGTGTCGCCGAGTTCGGCGACAAGACCCAACTCGTCACCATCAGCCTCGCCGTCCAGTACGGCATCCACCCCGGCATCTGGGTCGGCGAGATGCTCGCTATCGTCCCCGTGAGTCTGCTTACCGCCCTCGTGTTTCACCGCGGGAGTCAGCGCTTCGACAGCGGCTGGTTTCACTACGCTGCCGTCGTCGTCTTCCTGCTGTTCGCCGCCGACATCGTCTCCGGCTACGTCTTCGGGTTCTCGGTGCTTCCCATCTGA